A DNA window from Syngnathus typhle isolate RoL2023-S1 ecotype Sweden linkage group LG2, RoL_Styp_1.0, whole genome shotgun sequence contains the following coding sequences:
- the LOC133150313 gene encoding radixin-like isoform X2 produces MPKPINVRVTTMDAELEFAIQPNTTGKQLFDQVVKTVGLREVWFFGLQYVDSKGYFTWLKLNKKVTQQDVKKENPLQFKFRGKFFPEDVSEELIQEITQRLFFLQVKEAILNDDNYCPPETAVLLGSYAVQAKYGDYTKDVHKPGYLTHDRLLPQRVLEQHKLTKEQWEDRIQTWHEEHKGMLREDSMMEYLKIAQDLEMYGVNYFEIRNKKGTQLWLGVDALGLNIYEHEDKLTPKIGFPWSEIRNISFNDKKFVIKPIDKKAPDFVFYTPRLRINKRILALCMGNHELYMRRRKPDTIEVQQMKAQAREEKHHKQMERAQLENEKKKREAAEKEKERILREKGELMERLRQIEEQTTRAQKELEQQTRRAVELELERINAREEAERLDRERRAAEEAKGELAKQAADQQKNQEQLAAELAEFTAKIALLEDAKKKKEDEASEWQHKALSAQEDLDKTKEELKAAITTVPPPVSGGHAVSEHDEQDENHAEASAELSNDGVCQLDLRSEEARVTEAQKNERVKQQLQTLSSELAEARDETKKTQNDVLHSENVKAGRDKYKTLRQIRQGNTKQRIDEFESM; encoded by the exons ATGCCAAAACCG ATTAACGTTCGTGTGACCACCATGGATGCAGAGCTGGAGTTTGCCATTCAGCCAAACACCACTGGAAAACAGCTTTTCGATCAG GTGGTGAAGACGGTGGGGCTACGGGAGGTCTGGTTTTTCGGCCTCCAGTACGTGGATAGTAAGGGCTACTTCACTTGGCTCAAACTTAACAAAAAG GTGACCCAGCAAGATGTGAAGAAAGAGAACCCGCTACAGTTTAAATTTCGAGGCAAATTCTTCCCTGAGGATGTTTCGGAGGAGCTCATCCAGGAGATCACCCAAAGGCTCTTCTTCCTTCAG GTGAAAGAGGCCATCCTCAACGACGACAACTATTGTCCCCCGGAAACTGCGGTGTTGCTCGGCTCTTATGCTGTACAGGCCAAATATGGAGACTACACCAAAGATGTCCACAAGCCTGGATATCTCACACACGACAGACTACTGCCTCAGAG AGTGCTGGAGCAGCACAAGCTTACCAAAGAGCAGTGGGAGGACAGGATCCAGACTTGGCACGAGGAACACAAAGGAATGCTCAG AGAGGACTCAATGATGGAGTATTTGAAAATAGCCCAGGACCTGGAGATGTACGGCGTCAACTACTTTGAAATCCGAAACAAGAAGGGCACGCAGCTCTGGCTGGGCGTCGACGCGCTCGGCCTTAACATCTACGAGCACGAAGACAA GTTGACGCCAAAGATTGGCTTCCCCTGGAGCGAGATTCGAAACATCTCTTTTAACGACAAGAAGTTTGTGATCAAACCCATTGACaagaaagcaccc GACTTTGTGTTCTACACGCCGCGACTGCGCATCAACAAGCGCATCTTGGCCCTGTGCATGGGTAACCACGAGCTGTacatgaggaggaggaagcccGACACCATCGAGGTGCAGCAGATGAAGGCTCAGGCTCGCGAGGAGAAGCATCACAAGCAGATGGAGAG AGCCCAGCTGGAGAACGAGAAGAAGAAGCGAGAGGCCGCGGAGAAGGAGAAGGAAAGGATCTTGCGTGAGAAAGGCGAACTCATGGAGAGGCTGCGACAGATTGAGGAGCAGACCACAAGAGCTCAAAAAG AGCTTGAGCAGCAGACACGGCGAGCAGTGGAGCTGGAGCTCGAACGAATTAACGCGCGAGAGGAAGCCGAGAGGTTGGACAGGGAGAGACGAGCGGCGGAGGAGGCCAAAGGCGAGCTGGCCAAACAGGCTGCAGACCAGCAGAAGAACCAGGAGCAACTG GCTGCGGAGCTGGCTGAGTTCACAGCCAAGATCGCACTTCTGGAAGAcgccaagaagaagaaagaggatGAGGCCAGCGAATGGCAACACAAG GCCCTTTCAGCCCAGGAGGACCTAGATAAGACCAAAGAGGAGCTGAAGGCAGCCATAACCACGGTGCCGCCTCCCGTGAGTGGCGGCCACGCAGTAAGCGAGCACGACGAGCAGGACGAGAACCACGCCGAGGCCAGCGCCGAGCTGTCCAACGACGGCGTCTGCCAGCTGGATCTGCGCAGCGAGGAGGCTCGCGTCACCGAGGCTCAGAAGAACGAACGGGTCAAGCAGCAACTCCAG ACTTTAAGCTCCGAGTTGGCCGAAGCCAGAGACGAAACCAAGAAGACCCAGAACGACGTCCTGCACTCTGAAAATGTCAAGGCGGGCCGGGACAAGTACAAGACGCTGCGTCAGATCCGGCAGGGCAACACCAAACAGCGCATCGATGAGTTTGAGTCCAtgtga
- the LOC133150313 gene encoding radixin-like isoform X1, which yields MPKPINVRVTTMDAELEFAIQPNTTGKQLFDQVVKTVGLREVWFFGLQYVDSKGYFTWLKLNKKVTQQDVKKENPLQFKFRGKFFPEDVSEELIQEITQRLFFLQVKEAILNDDNYCPPETAVLLGSYAVQAKYGDYTKDVHKPGYLTHDRLLPQRVLEQHKLTKEQWEDRIQTWHEEHKGMLREDSMMEYLKIAQDLEMYGVNYFEIRNKKGTQLWLGVDALGLNIYEHEDKLTPKIGFPWSEIRNISFNDKKFVIKPIDKKAPDFVFYTPRLRINKRILALCMGNHELYMRRRKPDTIEVQQMKAQAREEKHHKQMERAQLENEKKKREAAEKEKERILREKGELMERLRQIEEQTTRAQKELEQQTRRAVELELERINAREEAERLDRERRAAEEAKGELAKQAADQQKNQEQLVCVLAAELAEFTAKIALLEDAKKKKEDEASEWQHKALSAQEDLDKTKEELKAAITTVPPPVSGGHAVSEHDEQDENHAEASAELSNDGVCQLDLRSEEARVTEAQKNERVKQQLQTLSSELAEARDETKKTQNDVLHSENVKAGRDKYKTLRQIRQGNTKQRIDEFESM from the exons ATGCCAAAACCG ATTAACGTTCGTGTGACCACCATGGATGCAGAGCTGGAGTTTGCCATTCAGCCAAACACCACTGGAAAACAGCTTTTCGATCAG GTGGTGAAGACGGTGGGGCTACGGGAGGTCTGGTTTTTCGGCCTCCAGTACGTGGATAGTAAGGGCTACTTCACTTGGCTCAAACTTAACAAAAAG GTGACCCAGCAAGATGTGAAGAAAGAGAACCCGCTACAGTTTAAATTTCGAGGCAAATTCTTCCCTGAGGATGTTTCGGAGGAGCTCATCCAGGAGATCACCCAAAGGCTCTTCTTCCTTCAG GTGAAAGAGGCCATCCTCAACGACGACAACTATTGTCCCCCGGAAACTGCGGTGTTGCTCGGCTCTTATGCTGTACAGGCCAAATATGGAGACTACACCAAAGATGTCCACAAGCCTGGATATCTCACACACGACAGACTACTGCCTCAGAG AGTGCTGGAGCAGCACAAGCTTACCAAAGAGCAGTGGGAGGACAGGATCCAGACTTGGCACGAGGAACACAAAGGAATGCTCAG AGAGGACTCAATGATGGAGTATTTGAAAATAGCCCAGGACCTGGAGATGTACGGCGTCAACTACTTTGAAATCCGAAACAAGAAGGGCACGCAGCTCTGGCTGGGCGTCGACGCGCTCGGCCTTAACATCTACGAGCACGAAGACAA GTTGACGCCAAAGATTGGCTTCCCCTGGAGCGAGATTCGAAACATCTCTTTTAACGACAAGAAGTTTGTGATCAAACCCATTGACaagaaagcaccc GACTTTGTGTTCTACACGCCGCGACTGCGCATCAACAAGCGCATCTTGGCCCTGTGCATGGGTAACCACGAGCTGTacatgaggaggaggaagcccGACACCATCGAGGTGCAGCAGATGAAGGCTCAGGCTCGCGAGGAGAAGCATCACAAGCAGATGGAGAG AGCCCAGCTGGAGAACGAGAAGAAGAAGCGAGAGGCCGCGGAGAAGGAGAAGGAAAGGATCTTGCGTGAGAAAGGCGAACTCATGGAGAGGCTGCGACAGATTGAGGAGCAGACCACAAGAGCTCAAAAAG AGCTTGAGCAGCAGACACGGCGAGCAGTGGAGCTGGAGCTCGAACGAATTAACGCGCGAGAGGAAGCCGAGAGGTTGGACAGGGAGAGACGAGCGGCGGAGGAGGCCAAAGGCGAGCTGGCCAAACAGGCTGCAGACCAGCAGAAGAACCAGGAGCAACTGGTTTGTGTCTTG GCTGCGGAGCTGGCTGAGTTCACAGCCAAGATCGCACTTCTGGAAGAcgccaagaagaagaaagaggatGAGGCCAGCGAATGGCAACACAAG GCCCTTTCAGCCCAGGAGGACCTAGATAAGACCAAAGAGGAGCTGAAGGCAGCCATAACCACGGTGCCGCCTCCCGTGAGTGGCGGCCACGCAGTAAGCGAGCACGACGAGCAGGACGAGAACCACGCCGAGGCCAGCGCCGAGCTGTCCAACGACGGCGTCTGCCAGCTGGATCTGCGCAGCGAGGAGGCTCGCGTCACCGAGGCTCAGAAGAACGAACGGGTCAAGCAGCAACTCCAG ACTTTAAGCTCCGAGTTGGCCGAAGCCAGAGACGAAACCAAGAAGACCCAGAACGACGTCCTGCACTCTGAAAATGTCAAGGCGGGCCGGGACAAGTACAAGACGCTGCGTCAGATCCGGCAGGGCAACACCAAACAGCGCATCGATGAGTTTGAGTCCAtgtga